In Chthoniobacterales bacterium, one DNA window encodes the following:
- a CDS encoding 2-oxoisovalerate dehydrogenase translates to MSEIIFEVQEAEEGGFWAKALGYGIFTQGEDWDELRTMVKEAVACHFVNLEEQPKIIRLLPY, encoded by the coding sequence ATGAGCGAAATCATTTTCGAGGTGCAGGAAGCAGAGGAAGGCGGTTTCTGGGCGAAGGCATTGGGATATGGAATCTTCACCCAAGGAGAAGATTGGGACGAACTGCGGACAATGGTGAAAGAGGCTGTGGCGTGTCATTTTGTGAATCTGGAGGAGCAGCCGAAAATTATCCGACTCCTACCGTACTAA
- the rsmI gene encoding 16S rRNA (cytidine(1402)-2'-O)-methyltransferase has translation MLYIVGTPIGNLDDISERCARTLREVDLIAAEDTRHSLRLLQRLELHKPMISYHEHNEASRTPELIERLRQGTNIALITDAGMPSVSDPGRRLIAACIEAQLSYTVIPGPSAVLVALTGSGFENDQWSFSGFLPNKSGQRERILSEACATGNTAIFFESPHRLVKSLAVLVQLAPTRRICVARELTKQFEEFRIGVASDLLAHYEAHPPKGEITLLIDGLNRQEVKDQKRAERDERHSY, from the coding sequence ATGCTCTACATCGTCGGCACGCCCATCGGAAACCTCGACGACATCAGCGAACGCTGCGCCCGCACCTTGCGCGAAGTCGATCTGATCGCCGCCGAGGACACGCGCCATTCGCTGCGGCTCTTGCAACGGCTCGAGCTCCACAAGCCGATGATCAGCTACCACGAGCACAACGAGGCCAGCCGCACCCCAGAGCTCATCGAACGCCTCCGCCAGGGGACAAACATCGCCCTCATCACCGACGCCGGCATGCCCAGCGTCTCCGATCCGGGCCGCCGCCTCATCGCCGCCTGCATCGAGGCGCAGTTGAGTTACACCGTTATCCCCGGCCCGTCCGCCGTCCTCGTCGCCCTTACCGGGTCCGGCTTTGAAAACGACCAGTGGAGTTTCAGCGGATTCCTCCCCAACAAAAGCGGCCAGCGCGAACGCATCCTCAGCGAAGCCTGCGCCACGGGAAACACCGCCATCTTCTTCGAGTCCCCTCATCGCTTGGTGAAATCGCTCGCTGTCCTCGTGCAACTCGCCCCCACCCGCCGCATCTGCGTCGCGCGCGAACTCACCAAGCAATTCGAGGAATTTCGCATCGGAGTCGCATCCGACTTGCTCGCGCACTACGAAGCGCACCCGCCCAAGGGCGAAATCACCCTCCTGATCGACGGCCTCAACCGCCAGGAAGTGAAAGACCAAAAACGCGCCGAGCGAGACGAGCGGCACAGTTACTAG
- a CDS encoding LptE family protein, which produces MKHWLLLLLAAALTGCAGYQIGPAKPAYLASIHSVAVPIFRNKTLEPRIEALVTDSVIQQIQQDGTYTVESESNADAILEGEIETINRKRARSVRGNVDATREFTLNVNLVFKLTNRVTGELLSTQKVTGTTSFFVGADLQQQERQAVVLAAQDAAIRLTSKISEGW; this is translated from the coding sequence ATGAAACACTGGCTCCTTCTTCTGCTCGCCGCCGCGCTCACTGGTTGCGCAGGCTACCAAATCGGACCCGCCAAACCCGCTTATCTGGCGTCGATTCATAGCGTCGCCGTCCCCATTTTCCGCAATAAAACCCTCGAGCCCCGCATCGAGGCGCTTGTGACCGACAGCGTCATCCAGCAAATCCAGCAGGACGGCACCTACACAGTCGAGTCTGAGTCCAATGCGGACGCCATTTTGGAAGGCGAGATCGAGACCATCAACCGCAAGCGCGCCCGCTCCGTTCGCGGAAATGTGGACGCCACCCGCGAGTTCACGCTCAACGTGAACCTCGTCTTCAAGCTCACCAACCGCGTCACCGGCGAACTGCTCAGCACCCAGAAAGTCACCGGCACCACCAGCTTCTTCGTCGGCGCCGACCTCCAGCAGCAGGAGCGCCAGGCCGTCGTCCTCGCCGCCCAGGACGCCGCCATTCGGCTCACGTCAAAAATCAGCGAAGGCTGGTAA
- the bamD gene encoding outer membrane protein assembly factor BamD, giving the protein MSRWFRFSLILVIACVSFPQKSPAPVVFREGEGMTTTGVDEEPVELKKNAAEQMKLAEATEAEGNLKKAVSSYRVVVKRYPRSDVAAHAQFKVAQLTQQLGDANRAFAEYQKMITKYPKSTDFEAAIEGQFNIAKLYLDGKRLELFGVPTLPSMVKAEEMFTTVITNAPFSAKYASAAQFDIGQARERQGDYKRAIEAYQKIIDDYPYSEMADDAQYQIGYVYMKASREGEYDQSASIKAREAFEDFIYRYPNSEKVAQAKQNMATLGAKQTDSAFNVAQFYDKQKNYKAAAIYYNEVIKTEPDSPNAKTSQERLSALKAQVGEDKLTFAAPAQNASKAKLKQKMQAQVDTTSRPDFVGPALPEETPAPKTPMRTSPDDVAPVAAPVEPALPTQ; this is encoded by the coding sequence ATGAGCCGCTGGTTTAGATTTTCCCTTATTCTCGTCATTGCCTGTGTCAGTTTCCCGCAGAAAAGCCCTGCTCCGGTCGTCTTTCGCGAAGGCGAAGGCATGACCACGACGGGCGTCGATGAGGAACCGGTGGAGCTCAAGAAAAATGCCGCCGAGCAGATGAAACTCGCCGAAGCCACCGAGGCCGAGGGCAATCTCAAAAAGGCCGTGTCGAGTTATCGCGTAGTGGTGAAGCGTTACCCCCGCTCCGACGTTGCCGCCCATGCGCAGTTCAAGGTCGCCCAACTTACCCAACAACTCGGCGACGCCAACCGTGCTTTTGCCGAGTATCAGAAAATGATCACGAAGTATCCGAAGAGCACCGACTTCGAGGCCGCCATCGAGGGTCAGTTTAACATCGCCAAGCTCTATCTGGACGGAAAGCGCCTGGAGTTGTTCGGCGTTCCGACCCTGCCCTCCATGGTGAAGGCCGAGGAAATGTTCACGACCGTCATCACCAACGCCCCTTTCAGCGCGAAATACGCTTCGGCGGCGCAGTTTGATATTGGTCAGGCTCGCGAGCGTCAGGGCGATTACAAACGCGCCATCGAGGCTTACCAGAAAATCATCGATGACTATCCGTATTCCGAAATGGCCGACGATGCGCAGTATCAGATCGGTTACGTTTATATGAAAGCCAGCCGCGAGGGCGAATACGACCAGTCGGCCTCAATCAAGGCGCGCGAGGCGTTTGAGGACTTCATTTATCGCTACCCGAACAGCGAGAAAGTCGCCCAAGCCAAGCAAAACATGGCCACGCTCGGAGCCAAGCAAACCGACAGCGCGTTTAACGTCGCGCAGTTCTACGACAAGCAAAAGAACTACAAGGCGGCCGCCATTTACTACAACGAGGTGATCAAGACCGAGCCCGACTCGCCCAACGCCAAGACCTCCCAGGAGCGTCTCTCCGCTCTCAAGGCTCAGGTCGGCGAGGACAAACTCACCTTCGCTGCTCCCGCGCAAAACGCCTCAAAGGCCAAGCTGAAGCAAAAGATGCAGGCTCAGGTGGACACCACATCGCGCCCCGATTTCGTTGGCCCGGCTCTCCCCGAGGAAACGCCCGCTCCGAAGACTCCGATGCGCACCTCGCCCGATGACGTGGCCCCCGTCGCCGCCCCGGTGGAACCCGCCCTGCCCACTCAATAG
- the mrdA gene encoding penicillin-binding protein 2, producing the protein MKNFSPAVLVSLIAIHSLHGQTAPALQPPAPAIVPAWETRALAGNYELNIPAPRGQISDRNGTPLAQTRLGYNLGLKFTPPLTMKDPEIVAYARRQAAIAQTLIGGEVTFDETALIKHYRNRGVLPFELARNLPEAVSDRLKKQLPTGFVLLPNYFRIYPNGKLAAHVIGYAGRQGHIQTGPIDNGEKLWPEVEGRDGLEQAFNTQLTGQAGMTKVVFDKNGSKVSDNIAMPPNPGYNVVTSLDANIQKLAEDALEKGCKRGAMVILDPNNGDILAMASWPSYNPNDFIPTIAPKDFDRYNKDINIPLLPRAFRSSYPPGSTFKVITGLAALESGSIDPGDNFDCPAALTVGNTVMRNWKKKDSGSLDFMQALTQSCNTWFYQVGMKTGSKTIIDYASRLGIGKKTGVPLGSETNGRLPNDEYMTKVYKRKMLNGDTANMAIGQGDLQISPLQMAQAMMAVGNGGTVFQPRLVLQIQTPDNKVVNAYGPRAKAKIEIRPDVQKLLKAAMINVVSGAAGTAHQAAVPGIEVAGKTGTAQWGPTKKQRTAAWFAGFAPATNPKYAFAVVYEGEINNNNVHGGTQAAPLIGKVLRQLFAEEKKASDAKDKQDKQDKKDQADDDAKKPAKDEAPDEE; encoded by the coding sequence ATGAAAAATTTCTCGCCCGCCGTGCTCGTCTCCCTGATTGCGATCCACTCGCTGCACGGACAAACCGCGCCTGCCTTGCAGCCGCCAGCGCCGGCCATCGTTCCGGCCTGGGAAACGCGGGCGCTCGCGGGAAATTACGAGCTGAACATCCCGGCTCCGCGCGGTCAGATTTCAGATCGCAATGGAACTCCGCTCGCGCAGACCCGGCTCGGCTACAATCTCGGGCTGAAGTTTACCCCGCCGCTGACGATGAAAGATCCCGAGATCGTGGCCTACGCACGGCGGCAGGCGGCCATCGCGCAGACCTTGATCGGTGGCGAGGTGACTTTCGACGAGACCGCGCTGATCAAGCATTATCGGAATCGAGGCGTGCTGCCGTTCGAACTCGCCCGCAACCTGCCCGAGGCCGTCAGTGACCGGCTCAAGAAACAACTCCCGACTGGCTTCGTGCTTCTGCCGAATTATTTCCGGATTTATCCCAATGGAAAACTGGCGGCACACGTCATCGGTTACGCCGGGCGTCAGGGTCACATTCAAACCGGGCCCATCGACAATGGCGAAAAACTCTGGCCCGAAGTCGAGGGCCGCGACGGACTGGAGCAGGCGTTTAACACCCAGCTTACCGGCCAGGCGGGCATGACGAAGGTCGTCTTCGACAAAAATGGCAGCAAGGTTTCCGACAACATCGCGATGCCGCCAAACCCCGGCTACAACGTCGTCACCAGCCTCGACGCGAATATTCAAAAACTGGCCGAGGACGCGCTCGAAAAAGGCTGCAAACGCGGCGCGATGGTCATTCTCGACCCGAACAACGGCGACATTCTCGCGATGGCCTCGTGGCCGTCCTACAACCCCAACGACTTCATCCCGACCATCGCTCCGAAGGACTTTGATCGTTACAACAAGGACATCAACATCCCGCTGCTGCCCCGTGCGTTTCGCTCGTCGTATCCGCCGGGCTCGACTTTCAAAGTGATCACCGGGCTCGCCGCGCTGGAGAGTGGTTCGATTGATCCCGGCGACAACTTCGACTGCCCCGCCGCCCTTACCGTGGGCAACACGGTGATGCGCAACTGGAAGAAAAAAGATTCCGGCTCGCTCGATTTCATGCAGGCGCTCACCCAGTCTTGCAATACGTGGTTTTACCAGGTCGGCATGAAGACCGGCTCGAAAACGATCATCGACTACGCCAGCCGCCTCGGCATTGGCAAAAAAACGGGAGTTCCATTGGGATCGGAGACGAATGGCCGCCTCCCGAACGACGAGTACATGACGAAGGTTTACAAACGCAAGATGCTCAACGGCGACACCGCAAACATGGCGATCGGGCAGGGCGATTTGCAGATTTCGCCGCTCCAGATGGCGCAGGCGATGATGGCTGTGGGCAACGGCGGCACCGTATTCCAGCCCCGGCTCGTCCTGCAAATCCAGACGCCGGACAACAAGGTCGTCAACGCCTACGGACCCCGCGCCAAAGCCAAGATCGAGATCCGGCCCGACGTGCAGAAACTCCTCAAGGCCGCCATGATCAACGTCGTCTCCGGTGCTGCCGGCACGGCGCATCAGGCTGCTGTCCCCGGCATCGAAGTCGCGGGCAAGACCGGCACCGCGCAATGGGGGCCGACCAAGAAACAGCGCACCGCCGCGTGGTTTGCAGGCTTCGCTCCAGCCACTAATCCGAAGTATGCCTTCGCCGTTGTCTATGAAGGCGAGATCAATAATAACAACGTCCACGGCGGCACCCAGGCCGCGCCCTTGATTGGCAAAGTCCTACGCCAATTGTTTGCTGAAGAGAAAAAAGCCAGCGACGCCAAGGACAAGCAAGACAAGCAGGATAAGAAAGATCAAGCCGACGACGACGCCAAAAAACCTGCGAAAGATGAAGCGCCCGATGAGGAATAG
- the mscL gene encoding large conductance mechanosensitive channel protein MscL, whose translation MSLISEFKNFIAKGNAFDLAVGVIAGAAFAPIVKSMVEDIIMPIISIPLGAVDFKNLYLPLSGKGIALLRESILAHTPVLPLEEAKKLGSVISYGNLLNALVTFFFTMLGVFLLVKVVNILKRKEEAKPSAAPEPSREAILLTEIRDALVAKKE comes from the coding sequence ATGAGCCTTATTTCCGAATTCAAAAACTTCATCGCCAAGGGCAACGCCTTCGACCTCGCGGTCGGTGTCATCGCCGGGGCGGCCTTCGCACCCATCGTCAAATCCATGGTGGAGGACATCATTATGCCCATCATCTCCATCCCGCTCGGGGCTGTGGATTTCAAAAACCTCTACCTGCCCCTGTCCGGCAAAGGCATCGCCCTGCTGCGGGAGTCCATCCTCGCCCACACACCCGTGCTGCCCTTGGAGGAAGCAAAGAAACTCGGCTCCGTCATTTCCTACGGCAACCTGCTCAACGCCCTGGTCACCTTCTTCTTCACCATGCTCGGCGTCTTTCTCCTCGTAAAAGTCGTCAACATCCTCAAGCGCAAGGAAGAAGCCAAACCCAGCGCCGCTCCTGAGCCGAGCCGCGAAGCCATTCTCCTCACCGAGATCCGCGACGCGCTGGTGGCGAAAAAGGAATAG
- a CDS encoding dipeptidase, with product MQNLFSLPGDLAAAVEPATLGGMKSMQVEQLLQFLSFPSISADRAYADYVSDCAEWVLQKLTSIGLTAELHKTAGHPIVIGRNEHQPGLRTVLIYGHYDVQPVDPLELWDSPPFDPRIVDEVVFARGATDNKGQILAHILGVEEALKTGPLPVNLIFLIEGEEEVGSEHLGPFLLEHRDELQCDVIAISDTGMIAPGVPTFTYGLRGIAAMEVELTGPQMDLHSGIYGGTVANPLAALSRLLATLHDESGKVAISGFYDDVEPLQDWERDAWKKLPMNDASFIALTGVSALFGECGFSAVERVWARPTAEINGIGGGYQGEGSKTVIPSRAFAKLTFRLVPNQSPAKILALAQAHLEKHCPAGVQMKVTPGHFGSAYVVDPHNRFGLAAQGALRDTFGSEVALIREGGSIPIVQNFKDVLGADTLLLGLALPDCRAHSPNENFPLANFFAGIELNQHLLRNLAAI from the coding sequence ATGCAAAATCTCTTTTCCCTGCCCGGCGATCTTGCCGCCGCCGTCGAGCCCGCTACACTCGGCGGCATGAAATCCATGCAGGTCGAGCAACTCCTCCAATTTCTCAGTTTCCCCAGCATCTCGGCGGACCGCGCATACGCCGATTACGTGAGCGATTGCGCGGAATGGGTTTTACAAAAGCTGACTTCCATCGGACTCACCGCCGAGCTGCACAAGACGGCGGGTCATCCCATCGTCATCGGGAGAAATGAGCATCAGCCCGGCCTGCGCACCGTACTCATTTACGGCCATTACGACGTGCAACCAGTCGATCCGCTGGAACTCTGGGACTCGCCGCCGTTCGATCCGAGGATTGTCGATGAAGTCGTTTTCGCTCGCGGCGCGACGGACAACAAAGGCCAGATTCTCGCGCACATTCTCGGAGTCGAGGAGGCGCTGAAAACGGGTCCGCTGCCGGTGAATTTGATCTTCCTGATCGAAGGCGAGGAAGAAGTCGGCAGCGAGCATCTCGGGCCGTTTTTGCTGGAGCACCGGGACGAGTTGCAGTGCGATGTGATCGCCATTTCCGACACGGGAATGATCGCGCCGGGCGTGCCGACGTTCACCTACGGATTGCGCGGAATCGCCGCCATGGAAGTGGAACTTACCGGGCCGCAAATGGACCTGCACTCCGGCATTTACGGCGGCACGGTGGCGAATCCCCTCGCCGCGCTCTCGCGGCTGCTCGCCACGTTGCACGATGAGTCGGGTAAGGTCGCGATCTCGGGCTTTTACGACGACGTGGAGCCGCTACAGGACTGGGAGCGCGACGCCTGGAAAAAACTGCCAATGAACGACGCGAGTTTCATCGCACTCACCGGCGTGAGCGCACTTTTCGGCGAGTGCGGTTTTTCTGCGGTGGAACGCGTCTGGGCGCGTCCGACGGCGGAAATCAACGGCATTGGCGGCGGCTATCAGGGCGAAGGCTCGAAGACCGTGATCCCGTCGCGGGCGTTTGCGAAGCTGACGTTCAGGCTTGTGCCGAATCAGTCGCCCGCGAAGATTTTGGCGCTGGCCCAGGCGCATTTGGAAAAGCACTGCCCCGCTGGCGTGCAAATGAAAGTCACTCCCGGCCACTTTGGCAGCGCGTATGTGGTCGATCCGCACAATCGTTTCGGACTCGCCGCGCAAGGTGCTTTGCGCGACACATTTGGCTCCGAAGTGGCGTTGATTCGCGAGGGCGGCAGCATTCCAATCGTGCAGAATTTCAAGGATGTCCTCGGCGCGGACACGCTGCTGCTCGGCCTCGCGTTGCCCGATTGCCGGGCGCATTCGCCGAATGAAAATTTCCCGCTGGCCAATTTCTTCGCCGGCATCGAACTCAACCAGCACCTCCTCCGCAACCTCGCGGCGATCTAA
- a CDS encoding enoyl-ACP reductase encodes MSQLPLTGKIGVVFGVANKRSIAWAIAKAWSKAGATLYFNYQGERLKENVEDLVTEFGPETFLFPCDVTSDAEIDTFFAEVKKKTDRIDLLLHAVAFAPKEALEGNFLDTTRDAFLIAHNISAYSLVGLARAAAPFMTDGGSIVAMTYYGAEKVVPHYNVMGVAKASLEASCRYLASDLGAKKVRVNCISAGPVQTLAARGISGFSSMMKHYEEHAPLKRSCTPDELGAMGVFLASDGAASITGQVIYVDGGYQIMGM; translated from the coding sequence ATGAGCCAACTCCCACTTACCGGTAAGATCGGCGTCGTTTTCGGCGTCGCCAATAAACGCAGCATCGCCTGGGCCATCGCCAAAGCCTGGTCGAAGGCTGGCGCCACGCTTTACTTCAACTACCAGGGCGAGCGCCTCAAGGAAAACGTCGAGGACCTCGTCACAGAGTTTGGCCCGGAGACGTTTCTATTCCCTTGCGACGTGACCAGCGACGCCGAGATCGACACCTTTTTCGCCGAGGTAAAAAAGAAAACCGACCGCATCGATTTGCTCCTGCACGCCGTCGCCTTCGCTCCCAAAGAAGCGCTTGAGGGCAACTTCCTCGACACCACACGCGACGCCTTTTTAATCGCGCACAACATCAGCGCCTATTCGCTCGTCGGCCTCGCCCGCGCCGCTGCTCCGTTCATGACCGACGGCGGCAGCATCGTTGCGATGACCTATTACGGAGCCGAAAAAGTCGTCCCGCATTACAACGTCATGGGCGTCGCCAAGGCCAGTCTCGAAGCCTCCTGCCGTTACCTCGCCTCCGATCTCGGGGCAAAAAAAGTGCGCGTGAATTGCATCAGCGCCGGCCCCGTTCAGACGCTCGCCGCCCGTGGCATCAGCGGATTTTCCAGCATGATGAAGCACTACGAGGAGCACGCACCGCTGAAGCGCAGTTGCACTCCCGACGAGCTGGGTGCGATGGGCGTTTTCCTCGCCAGCGACGGCGCGGCTTCCATCACTGGTCAGGTCATCTACGTGGATGGCGGCTACCAGATCATGGGCATGTAA